DNA from Laspinema palackyanum D2c:
AGTTATCTCTATCCGCAACAAAAAGCGATCGCCTCCTTCTATAACCTAGACACTGGAGAAGGTTCGGATGCGATCACAGCCACACCTGCTACCCTAAAAGCATTCGAGATTGAGTTAAGTTTGAAAGCTCAACAGCTTCAGCAAGAATTGAAGCGTTACCGAGATAACCCTGCTAATTTCAGCACCATTTTTCCACCGAATCCTGGTTTTAGCTGTAGCACCTGTCCCTTCACTTCCATTTGTAATGTTTCTGTATTGGAGGTTGCCGCATGAATACTGCCGTCGAGGGCTACTCTACACCAAAAGTTACCTCTCAGGGTATCTTTTTGAGTGAAATTTTTCCGTTCAAAGTCCCGGAACAGATAAATTCAATCTGCTTTCGGCTGACTCCTGAAGTTGATCGCGAGGTAGGAAACCGTTTGAGTTGGCGATTTAGCCAAAAGTTCCCCGATGTGGTTGTTATCTGGGAAAATAAATATTTCTGGGTTTTAGCAACACCCAATCAACCCATGCCGGAACCCACTCAATGGCGAGCTGCATTAGCGGATATTCAAGAAGAGTTGAGAGAGGATATCGGCGAGCGGGAACACTCGATCCAATGGGTACGAGATCCACAGATAACTCCTTCTATCCTCGCTCAACTTGCCGTCAGAATTTTGAAAATACGTCGGCCTTTTTCATCAGATACAGTTTGGTCTGAAAATCAGGTTGAAGTTAAGCGTGAGGTTAAATTTTGGGCAGAAACATTTGAATTCAAAGGAGGACTATATGCTGCTATAGCTTTCACTCCTCATAGTTACTTCACTTTTCAAGGTAATTTAGCTGAATTTTACGACAATCATCCCTATCGCCATAAACCTCAAGAACTGTTGATTGGCTTAAAAGTCCGGGATATTGAAAAGAATAGTTCCGCTACTATTAGTGGACTAGCGGGAACTATAGGAGAACGCAGACAAGATCTGCTCGCGCGTAAGCCTGGTTCAATTAGCGAAGTGGCACTTACAGAAGCACCAGATGAACAACCTGTGGTGGTTGTTCGGTTTGGTAAGAACTCAAAAGAGTTTCACTATGCAATGGCAGCTTTGCGTCCCTGTGTTACAGATGATACAGCCAGGCGTTTTGAGGTAAACTATGGAGATTTGCTTAAGGAAACCAAAATTTCCTACCCAGAGCGACAAAAGCGATTAGCCTCATCCAAGCAAGTAGCAGAAGAAGCTTTAGCTGTTTATGGGTTTCAGTTAGCAACTAAGTGTATCAACAGCAGCCAGTACAAAGACTTATTTTTGCCGCTTTCGTTTAAGTTAGAAGAAACCCCTCTGCTTTTTGGAAATGATTGGATTGGGGAAAGAGGTCAAATCCTAAAAGGACTATCGAAAGGAGGCGTTTATCGTCGTCACTCAGATTTCGAGGAGCGATCAAGACCGATTCGGATTGCCGTATTAAAAGTGGGAGAATTTAAAGTCAAAACAGCTTTTTTAGGTCAAATACAAGAACGGTTGAAACGCTATGGGTTTGAGAGCCTGATTCTAGGCCCCACTCTCGTGTCTGCTACCAGTGCAAGTGAAGCCGAAGATAGAGCGAACGTGGAGAAAACAGTCGATGAACTGATGGAGGTTCCATGCGATATTGTTTTAACTTTACTCCCTCAGAGCGATCGCAATGCCGACAATACCGATGACGGCAGTTTTTATTCTATGATTTCCGCACGGTTACTTCGACGCGGGTTAGCTAACCAAGTCATTTATGAGGAGACTTTAAAAGACCCTAGCAACTTCAGTAATATTCTCAATCAAGTTATCCCTGGTATTTTGGCAAAATTGGGAAACTTGCCTTTTATTTTGGCAGAACCTCTAACAATCGCTGATTACTTCATCGGGTTGGATATTTCCCGAACTCCCAAAAAAAGGAGAAGAGGTAGTAAAAATGTCTGTGCAAGCGTGCGTCTTTATAATCAGCAAGGAGAATTCATTCGCTATCGGCTAGAAGATGCACTAACGGAAGGTGAAGAAATTGATCGACGAACCCTAGAGAGGTTTCTTCCTGCGGCTGATGTGGGTGGAAAAACGGTGCTGATTTACCGAGATGGACACTTTTGTGGTGGTGAAGTTAAGCATTTACGTCAACGAGAGAAAGCCATTGGTTCAAATTTTATTTTAGTGGAGTGCATTAAGTCTCAGATTCCCAGACTCTACAATTGTGAGAGGTCATTGCTCAAGGCTCCAACACAGGGATTAGCCCTTCGCTTGTCTTCTCATGAAGTAATTTTAATAACCACTCAAGTCAAATCTGAGAAAATGGGATTACCATTGCCACTGCGATTGAAGGTTATTCCCGATGACAAACAGCAAGTCTCAATCGAAAGTCTGGTAGAAACTACGTTAAAACTGACATTACTGCATCATGGATCGCTAAAAGAACCACGCTTGCCGGTACCACTCTATGGATCCGATATAATAGCCTATCGACGATTACAAGGCATTTCTCCCGGTGCATTGGATGGCGATCGCCAATTTTGGCTATAAAGATTGAGAAAAATGGGTTAATGTTGTAATGATTAACCCATTTTCTGATATATATTGTCTGTTCTCATTTTGATACCCCATACCAAATACCAACCCCAGGGTGCCACGATATTTTAAAGACGCAGAGGCGGCTACAATCCGTCAGTATGAAGAAATCATCGCAATGACCGATGATGTCATGCAGATTGCCAGTCATCTGAACATTTCATCAGAAATTATCCTCAAAGTCAAAGAACATATTTTTATTAATCAGCATACCCTTGATATGCCGGATAGCGAGAGGAATTGCACTGTTCCATTTCGGGGAAACTTCACCCCTGATGCGGAAATTGCCAATCTCTGGCTCAAGGCGAAGAATGGAACGTTACAATCCCGAGAAGTGGTGAGATTTAAGCGGTTAATTGCTCATGAGTATGTGGAACGAGGACTGATGGAAGAAGGTCTTCCCTATCGATCGCCTCAAGCATGGCGAGAAAATCCACAATCTGGCATTTTTGCCTATT
Protein-coding regions in this window:
- a CDS encoding Piwi domain-containing protein; this translates as MNTAVEGYSTPKVTSQGIFLSEIFPFKVPEQINSICFRLTPEVDREVGNRLSWRFSQKFPDVVVIWENKYFWVLATPNQPMPEPTQWRAALADIQEELREDIGEREHSIQWVRDPQITPSILAQLAVRILKIRRPFSSDTVWSENQVEVKREVKFWAETFEFKGGLYAAIAFTPHSYFTFQGNLAEFYDNHPYRHKPQELLIGLKVRDIEKNSSATISGLAGTIGERRQDLLARKPGSISEVALTEAPDEQPVVVVRFGKNSKEFHYAMAALRPCVTDDTARRFEVNYGDLLKETKISYPERQKRLASSKQVAEEALAVYGFQLATKCINSSQYKDLFLPLSFKLEETPLLFGNDWIGERGQILKGLSKGGVYRRHSDFEERSRPIRIAVLKVGEFKVKTAFLGQIQERLKRYGFESLILGPTLVSATSASEAEDRANVEKTVDELMEVPCDIVLTLLPQSDRNADNTDDGSFYSMISARLLRRGLANQVIYEETLKDPSNFSNILNQVIPGILAKLGNLPFILAEPLTIADYFIGLDISRTPKKRRRGSKNVCASVRLYNQQGEFIRYRLEDALTEGEEIDRRTLERFLPAADVGGKTVLIYRDGHFCGGEVKHLRQREKAIGSNFILVECIKSQIPRLYNCERSLLKAPTQGLALRLSSHEVILITTQVKSEKMGLPLPLRLKVIPDDKQQVSIESLVETTLKLTLLHHGSLKEPRLPVPLYGSDIIAYRRLQGISPGALDGDRQFWL